The genomic interval ATGTGTTAGACTAAAGTGTTGAAAGATGTTTCAATCGTTGCTCGTTGATCGAGTGaacataaaattaattcatattTGGAACTAAACCAGAAACTATTTCCATGGAATAGTTGGAAGGAGGGGggcgcaaaaaataaaataaaataaacaaataaaacaaaacaaaaaagaaaagaaaagatgagaatttcataattgagaataatttttatatattttttataaacgTTTCGGAAGGGTTTTTTAAAATGCTGGGTGAGGATAATAGTTTAAAACAACGAGAAGTTCAGATTTTTAATACGATTATCTATTTAAAAtactttttatctcttcgaGTGCTTtggttcgaaatattttttatatgcacatacatacatatatcgataTAATATGATTATACCTACTTATACGGAAAAGTACCTACCAAAATAAACACTGCAGGCACTAATAATAGCCTCGTATGTTAAAAATGTGTTCTTAATTCGTACGAGCGATACATATTGTGCAGGAGGATAACTTGTCATCAGGCATATCTGgacgaaattattcattttgaaagaataaaaatatttgtatatattacCGCTTACAACAAGATAGGCGTATAAGGTTTCACCATGGTTGTCAACCTTGGAGGACTATTTACATTTAGAGTATGGCGTCTGATCATGattctaaatttttcttattttttttctttcttttcaattttttttttgttattctataACTTTCATTCTAGTACCAGAATTTATAAAATGCAGCAATTTGTACGGTAGACTTATCAGCGATTTGAAGATTagttcaaattattatttatgaatgATTTAAGtcataatttattaaatttcctACAATCTCAGATGAGATTTTTatacggatttttttttttgttttttaaaaaaagtaaagtaggAAACTAGACAAAggatttcaatatttcagtGTTGCagtgtcgaaattttttggcataCGGTCGTATCTTTTTCAATACAAATATACCGACTCTCGTTAAATTTAATCTGTACGCCAGTACTGGTTgtgaatttattaataatactGAAGACGCTAGCAAGATCTAAATAGTTAAACTCAATATCGTCGAATTACACAaaacgcgaattttttttagagaAATTAGAATGCTTTTTGTCAGAGTATCGCGCTAATATAATTCCTCGATGCGAAAAGCTgtgttttaattattattctttcattttctacacCGCTacgaacattttattttataacgcGTACCACATTTGTTgtcgatatgaaattattattgaaacacgtaaaagaataataatagctAAAATGTGTTAGAGTTTTAATTGTACATAATAAGTATCAACGTTCTGTAGTTATTATAAACAATGATTGTTTATTTAATGGAtacgagaggaaagaaaaacaaaaaaaaaaacaaaaacaaaatgtaaACATAACGTCTTAACTGTGAATTAATAAtgtttatgaaatatttacatttttaatGCCACCAATGACTAATAATCATCATATGGAAGTtttaattgtaaaaataattgtgcTAAATGTATAACGAAGACTAAAAGAATAATGGAATTTATACGCACTATACAGAGATTTACGCAGACTCATATTCGCACATGTCAAAGGCATCTCATTTTCTGATTAATTGATTAGGGACCGcatgaaaaaacgatcgaCTACTTCGAGTAAGTGTCCCGTTTGATCAAAATTAAGCGCGCGGTCATtcaattcattattattattcgaggTGCCTATATGGCCGGTATAACAGATGCAATCGATGTGCGTTCTCAAGCtatattcatacatacatagttatacatataggtgcaTTAATGTAGGTTtaacaataatttcattataCTGCCAGGATTACTTCATCAATCATATTAACGTTCAATTATTGTTCACATATACACTAAGGATACGATTATTTAATTGAATATATAGTGTTCTGAGGTCCAATTGATTATCACGTAGTCGATAAATTCCTGACATTCTAATACAACGTATGTATTACGCACAACGGTTGATTTATATAACGAGAATTACTGTTTCAATGACAAATAATGTACACCAAATAACACCAAAATAAACTAATTATTACAAAAtcttttacaaaaaaatggcAGTTCTCATTCTTACCCGTTTTCATCAAGTACGCGTTCCCGTGGACCGTGTAATAGATTGTGACAACCTCACCGGGCTTGCAGAAATCCCCCGCCCAGAGGCGGACGACGAGATTTTATGGAATACGACGTATTCTCATCAGAGTCTTCGTTGTCAGCTCTGTCTTTCCTGACACAAGGAGCTTTACGCGGTTTTATAATCTTCGTCCGATCATCAATctccttaattttttccatcgaagtTGCGATTTTTTCGAGCCATGCTCGATGATGGTCTTGAAGTTGTTTCATATTCTCATGCACCTCTGGATACATACGTAGACCGAGGATACTTTCGAACTTTTCGAAGTAATTTTTaatctctttcattttcatcctccTGGCCCGTTTTCGACCATATGTTTTACCGatgtttgattttaatttatctAATTGCAGTTGTCGCATTTGAACGGTTCTGAATACAGACTTTCGCCTAAGTCGAATCCATTTCAACTGTCAAAGAATACCTTTACGCCTGTTCGACAAATTCTGCGCATCTATTTCTTTAATTCTCAATTGGTATTTGAAGTGAAAGTTTTCAGCCTGTAGTCGCTCGTAATCCTTCTGGTCCAAATCTGGTGTCAGGATCTTCAAAGTGTCGAAAACGATCTCCTTCTCGACCAACTGATCTCTCAGACGGGCCTGCAGCATGTTTACAGAATTGAAATGATATTAGATTTTAgcatcaaaaataaaaacttacaTATCGAATACGATTCTTGGATATCTCTTTCATTTTAGCAAGCTGGCGATTAATCAGAGCCTGGATTTCTTTGGCGGCGAACAATTTTCCGTTCGCGTAACATTGACCACCAGCGGTTCGTTCTTTCGCGACCAATTCCTCCAGAGCAGCATCTGcctcgtcatttattttgctCAAATTGTCTCGCAGTATCGTGATTTCTCCTTTGAATTCTTCCTCCCCAGATTCAAGTTCTTCGCGCAAAACTTCGTAGTTCGATAACTTTTTTAAGTAACTAGTTTCCAAAGGATGTGCTTCGTTCGGCTCTCCGAAGACTCTCGTCATCTGTGGattgaaattacaaaattaatcACTCATTTATGATCGTATCAGAAAAATTGTCCTTTGATTGATTATTCACCTCTTTTCT from Athalia rosae chromosome 1, iyAthRosa1.1, whole genome shotgun sequence carries:
- the LOC105690455 gene encoding uncharacterized protein LOC105690455, which produces MKLSRSMGPKISAELAELLDRLELSPSVLLEEDALAIDKNSSYSSGPGSIKDADSSLGYPQEFLESNTIDRSALLEEFLEARAQNKVHVERNDFFHDQLVKHFRRKEMTRVFGEPNEAHPLETSYLKKLSNYEVLREELESGEEEFKGEITILRDNLSKINDEADAALEELVAKERTAGGQCYANGKLFAAKEIQALINRQLAKMKEISKNRIRYARLRDQLVEKEIVFDTLKILTPDLDQKDYERLQAENFHFKYQLRIKEIDAQNLSNRRKGIL